The window GATTCTCTGCGCGCCGGACGATTCCCGATCCCTCGCTGCCCACTCCGATTCAATCTCCACCACTCCCACTTGTCGAAACGCGTAATGGCGGAAGCTGCTCCACTTCCAATCGTCCGCGGCCTTCACCAATCCACGCTTTACCGGGTTGTTGTGAATGTATCCTAACTTGACCGCGAACTCTTCGGCATTGCGCACATTGCGGTCGTATCCGCGATCCTGCCAGAACCTTCCTTCCCGCAGCCGCTTGGTGAATGACAACTTCAGGTAGTGCATGGCGTCGCCCAGCGTTTGCCGTTCCGGTTCGCTGACCAGAAGGTGCACGTGCTCTGGCATCACCACATAGCCATAGACACACACGCCAAAGTTAACGCGCATATTCTCAAGACAGGTGAGGAAAAGGTCGTAAGTCGCGGCGGTATCGAATCGCTGCTCTCGGCGATAACAACTAAAAGTAAGAAAGTGCGATTGACCGGAGTAATGGTATCGCCGCAATCCGCTGGGCATGGAGAAAAACCTAAACCCAGTTGGGTGCGGGCGTCTGTGATGCCCGGGTTAGCCCAAAAGCAGGGCGAACCCGGGGCACCCAATGACTGTTGGTAGGTGAATAAGCGTAACCCAGGGCTTCCGCCCTGGGCTAAGTTCGAGAGGCCGACCGGGATGAGCCTGCCGATCATTCTGCAACCCTTACCACTCCGGCTCCGCGGATGCGACTGTGTTTCAGGTCCTGGAGGGCTCGGTTGATGTCGGCGAGTTCGTAGGTTTCGACCTCGGTCTTAACTGGAACTTTGGCGGCGAGCTCGAGGAACTCGCGCGCGTCCTGACGGGTGCTGTTGGCGACGCTGCGCAGCACGCGCTCGTGGTAGAGCAGGTCGTAGTTCATGGCGGGAATCTGGCTCATGGTGATTCCGGCGAGCGCGACCGTTCCGGCTTTGCGGGTGACGCGAAGCGCTTCGGGGACGAGCGATCCGGCGGGCGCGAAGATGATGGCGGCGTCGAGCGGTTTCGGAGGCGTGTCTTCGGCGCGGCCGGTCCAGGCGGCTCCGAGTTCGCGGGCGAGATGGCGATGGTGTTCGCTGCGCGTGAAGACCAGCACTTCGCATCCGAGATGGCGCGCGAACTGGATGACGATGTGCGCGGAAGCGCCGAAGCCGTAAAGTCCGAGGCGATCTCCGGCTTTTGCGCCGCTGAGGCGAAATGAGCGATAGCCGATGATTCCGGCGCAGAGCAGCGGAGCGGCGTTCAGGTCGGTGAACTGCGGCGGGATCGGGTAGGCGAAATCTTCATCGACGACGGTGTATTCGGCGTAGCCGCCGTCGGCGTCGTATCCGGTGAACTGGGCGTTGGGGCAGAGATTTTCGAGGTCGCGGCGGCAGAAGTCGCAGGTGCCGTCGGTGCGGTGGAGCCAGGGGATGCCGACGCGGCTTCCGATATGGAACCGGGAGGCGCCGGGGCCGAGCTTTTCGACGGTGCCGACGACCTGGTGTCCGGGGACGATGGGCAGGCGGTGTGCCGGGAGGTCGCCTTCGACGGTGTGGAGGTCGGTGTGGCAGAGTCCGCAGCAGGAAACCTTGACGCGGATCTGGGAGGCTTGCGGTTCGGGGATGGGCAGGTCGCCAAGACGGAGTGGCGAGTCGTCGATGGGTCGCTGATGGTGGAGGATGGCAGCGCGCATTTTCGCCGGTAATTCTAGCAAGGGGTTCTGTGGTCGAGTAGGAACATCAGGTATTGTGATCGTTCAACGCCGCACCCTTACGCGCCTCGCGCTAAAGGATGGGGCACCCCCCGTCATCACAGTTCAAGGAATCAGATACAGCCACAGTGTTCCGAACGACATCGTTAACACGGTGATGGGCACGCCGGCGCGGAGGTAGTCCTTGAAGGTGATGGTCACTTCTTCGCGCGCGCGTTCGACGACGATGATGTTGGCGATGGAGCCGGTGACGGTCAGGTTTCCGGCGAGAGTGCTGGCCATGGCGAGCAGGAGCCATCCGCTGTGCGGGTCGGGGAATCCGGGGACGACCGACTTCAGCAGCATGACGGCCGGAACGTTACTGACGATGTTGGACATGATGGCCGTAACGATGGTGAAGACCAGCGTGTTGTGCAGGTTCCAGGTGTCGGCGAGGTCGAGCATGCCGGCGACAATGCCGACGCGCTCGGCTCCGGCGACGATGATGAAGAGTCCGACGAAGAAGGCGAGCAGTCCCCAGTCGACCTCGTCGTAGATGAGGCGCGGTTCCATGGTGCGCGTGATGAGGACCATGGCGGCGCCTACGGCGGCGACAAGTGCGGGCGGGAGTCCGAAGAGGAATCCGGCGATAACGCCGGCGACGATGATGGCGGGCTTGGCGAGGCGGAGTTCGCGCGGCGGTTTGATGACGCCATTGATCGGATCGGCGGTGACAGCGGCAGGCGGTTGCAGAGGGAACATCCAGTGGAGCACTGCCCAATTGATGATGAGGCCGACGGCGGCGATGGGTCCGAGGTGCGCAAGGAACTTGATGTAGGAGATGCCGGAATAGGATCCGATGAGGATGTTCTGCGGATTGCCGGTGATGGTGGCGACGCTGCCGATGTTCGACGCAGTTGCCACCGCCAGCAGGTAAGGCAGCGGTGGGACGCCCATGCGGCGGGTGACCTTGAGCACGATGGGCACCATGACAAGACAGATGATGTCGTTGACGAAGAAGGCCGAGAGCACCCCGGTGCTGAGGATGACGGCCGGGAGAAGATGGGCGCGTCCGAGACGGGCGACGACGGAGGCGGCGATGCGATCGAAGAAGCCGACGAGGTGAAGATTGGCGACGATCACCATCATCGCGAAGAGTAGAACGATGGTGGCGAAGTTGACGGCCTTGAGGGCGTCGTCGGCGCGGACGACGCGGAAGGCCACCATCAGCACGGCGCCGATGATCGCCATACCGGGGCGGTCGATCTTCATGCCTGGGAACTTGCCGAACGCGAAGACTACGTAGCTGGCGATGAAGATAACGATGCCGGCAATGAGGCGAACGTCGGTGAGTTCGGCAGGGAGATGCATTTCGGAATAGGTATATCAGGCGGCGAAGGGTTGGTAATGACGTCAGCGGGACTGGTGAGTTTCTTCCTTGGCGAACAAGATGGTGACGACGCGGCGCAGAAACATGCCGCCGATTGCGCCGACGATGGCGAAAGCCGTCCCAGCGAATGAGCCGACGACCATGCCGAGCGTGGGATGGTATTGCGCAAAGTAGGCGACGAGGGTGGCGAGAGGTAGGCTGAGTCCGATGACGACGGCCCATCGCCAGATGCGCGTGGGGCGCTTGTAGGCGAGGAACATGGTGGTGCCGGTGACGATGAGGACGGAGAGCCCGGAGTCGTTGAGTCGGACGTGAGCGAATCCGGCGACGATGCCAAAAAGGATGGCGAGGGTCCAGTAGAGCCAGTCGGAAGAGCGATGGTTTTCCACTTACTTCATTGTAGCTCCCGGTGAGCGAGGATGCTTGGGTGCATTCCGCTGACGAATGACGAAGTACGGCTGGTTCATGAGGTCGGGTGCGAAGCCGGGATAAAGGACGGCGTGGTGCTTCGCGTTGCGCAATTCGAAGTAGTACTCGAGAGGGAAGGGCGAGTCGGTGTAAGAGGCCGGGATGGTGAAGGCGAAGTTGTTGGCGGAGCGGGTCATGCCGGCGGACTGGTAGCGCTCTCCCTGGTTGACGTGACGGTAGAAGATGCGGGCTTCCCTGGCTGCGGTTTGGAGGTGGAGGTCGAGCGGCTTGCCGGGAATAAACGACGGCGGTGCGATGTGCGTGCACGCGATCGGGATGCGAGGTGAGGGAGTGAGCACGGCGTCGACAGCGAGTTTTGCTTCGGGCGAGTGAATGGGTTCTGCTTCGGCCAGCAATCGTTCGAGGTACTGGATGTCGGCGTCGATGGCGGGGAGGCGGTCGAGCCAGTGTCCGCGCTGGTGAGGCAAGGGTCCGATGGTGATGTCGGAAACATAGACGCGGGCTGGTCCGTTGGCAAAGGCCGACCAGTGATCGCGGGCGCGCTTGTAGGCGTTAATCGCTTCCTGGAGCGCGAAGGTGTCGCCGGTGCGTTCATGGATCCCGTAGAGAACGGCGGCGCGAAACTTCTCGGCGAAGAAGCGTGCGATGCCGATCTGGATGGCGATGTCGGCGGAGGCGCGACGGAGTTCGGCGGTGTTGCTTTCCGCGGCGACGAGGTGCTTCGCGGCGGTGCTTGCGTGGGAGTCGATCCACTGCGCGACCTCAACGGGTGAGTACTTGGCGCTTTGCTCGCCGGCAAGCAGGTCATCAGCGAAGTCGTTCATGCGGGAAAAGAGTTGCGGGTCGAGGGGACTGACGTTGCCGAAAACTTTGGGCGAGGGTGTGTCGCCGAAGGGCGAGCGAGCGTTGGGGTCGGCGATGGACTGGTTGGTGTAGAACTCGGGCGAGTAGGTGTCGTTGGCGGCGGAGGGCAGATGCGCAACGGTAATGATCGGCAAAAGACGGCTGGCGCTGGCGAACGCATTTTCTATCGATGGCGCGGCGGGGCCAAAGTCGGTGCGTAGTTGGCGACGCCAGACGTCGGAGTCGCAGTCGGGGTTGTAGAGCAGTCGCCCCCAGGTGCGGTACGTGTAGAGGAACTTCTGCCAATCCCAGCGCGGGTTGAGGGAGGTGTCGGCGTAGGCGCAGCGTCCGCCGGGAAGTCCGGAGCCGCGGCGTCCTTTGAAGGCGAGCGGCTCGAAGAGTTCGACACCGTCACTGCCACAAAAGCGGAAGGCCCGCGAGTAGGCGGCGTTGGAGACGGGATCTCCCCACAAGAGCATGCGGTGGGTGCCAGCCCAGATGCGATGCATGACTCGGTAGTCGCGGTCTTCACGGAGGAAGTTGGCGTATCCGTAGCGAGTGAACAGTCGTGAGCCGGTGCTCATGCCGTAGTAGGCTTCGAGGTTCGTGCGCTCGGTGGGTGCTTCCATCTCGCGTATGGCGGCCTGGTGATAAGGAAGTCCCATGTGCTCGGCCCAGAATTTGGGCGAGATCATCAGCGGCATATTGGTTCGTCGAGCGGCGCTGATGAGGCGGTCGTCGAGCCCTTTGCTGTGGAGATCGATTTCGATTTTGTGACCGGAGCGAGATACACCGTCGAATACGGTTTCCCAGAAACCGATGCTGCCTTCCTTCACGCCGCTTTCGTCATGAGTGCGGATAGTGACACCAATGATGTCAGGACAGGATTGCAGTAGAAGCGCGAGAGCTTCGCGGCAGTAGGAGACGTGATTTTCCGGCGTGATGCCCTCGATGATGTGGTTCGGGTTGGGGCTGTCGGTCCAACGGGTGCCGTGCGTCCAGATGCCGAGTTGGAAGTCGATGCCATGCGCGGCGGCTTCGTGGCTGATGAACTTCAGGGTGTCGAGATTGCGGTCGCGTTCTTCGTCGGGGAGGTTGGTGGCGCGGACACTGAAGCCGGGCACGGAGAGGAAGAACGGGTACGCGAAGAGGAAGTAGGCATCGGAGACGCGGGTGAGGGCGTCGTGGCTGATGCCCACCGCGAAGTGGAGCCGATTGACGCGGTTGGTGGCGAGCATCGAGAAGTACGCGGGCCACATCTCGCGGTCGTAGAACCAGGGCTTGTCTTCGACGTTGCTGACAAAGGGGCGTCCGATGCTGCGGACGGCGTTGTATGGATCTTCGACGAGCGGTTTGGCGATCGTAAGGTCGTCGATCGGATCGTCGGAGTAACGTACGCGATCAGCCAGTTCAAGGACGGCGTACATGAGTCCGCGCGGATCACGAGCCGTGGCGAGAGTGACGGTGGCGTCACGGTGCGCGGACGGAGCTAGAACAAGGCTCTCGGCCTTCGTGGGAACGGTGAGGCGATGTCTGGAGAGGATGGGGGCAGCCAGTCGATTGTCGTGTGAGGCGATGATCACGATAGGTCCGGCTGGCGAGGCCGGAAGGGAATCAAGCTTAGTGACGGCGATCTGCCTGGCTTGAAGTTCCGCGAGAAGCGTTCTGATGGCGGTCTGCACCGGTGCTGAGGATGCGAGTTGGTCTTGGACGTCGACGATCAAGACAAGTTCACGTGCGCGACTTGCATCTGCGCTCGCAGAGGAACTTAGGGCGAGTCCGGCGGCGCTCAGGCCGGAAATGCGAAGGAACTCACGTCGGTTGGGCATAATCGCTTCTCGCCGAACCCAGGATGGCAGATCGGTCCCAAACATAATAGTTCGCCTGTCAAACAAAATTCGCTTTCTGGCCTTTGGTGGTGGTAAGCTACGGCTCCAATTCGTTCGTACTCATTTGACGCACGGGAGTGGAGTGATGAAGAAAAGCGGTTTAGACCGGCGCGATTTTATCAAGGGAGTTGCGACCTCCGCGGCTGTTATGTCGGCTTTGCCGCATGAGGCGCTGGCCATGGGGAACGGCAACGTGGTGTACGAGCAGGGACCACCGGCAGAGGAGCCGAAGAACGTTCCGACCCGCATCAAGTTTGCCGTAGCCGGGATTAATCACCCGCACATTTACGGCATGATCGCGGCGGTCAAGCGTGGCGGAGGCGAGTTCGCTTCTTTCTACGTGAAGGAACCGGACCTCGCGGCGGAGTTTGCGAAGCGCTTCCCGGATGTGAAGCAGGCGCGCAGTGAAGACGAGATCCTTCAGGACAAGTCGATTCAACTGGTGCTGAGCTCGGGGATTCCGATCGATCGCGCGCCGCTGGGCATTCGCGTGATGAAGGCCGGGAAAGACTACATGGCCGACAAGCCGGGCATCATCACGCTGGAGCAACTGGCGGAAGTCCGCAAGGTACAGGCGCAGACCAAGCGGATCTACTCGATCGCTTATAGCGAGCGTTTCGATAACAAGGCGACGGTCCGTGCGGGTGAGCTGGTGAAAGCCGGGGCGATCGGCAAAGTCGTGCAGACGATTGGCATGGGGCCGCACAGCATCGGGCTGAACCCACGTCCGGCGTGGTTCTTCGAGAAAAGCCAGTACGGCGGAATTCTGTGCGACATCGGCTCGCACCAGGCGGACCAGTTCCTGTTCTTCACGGGGTCAACCCAGGCGGACGTAGTGGCGTCGCAGGTGGGCAATCTTCATTATTCCGAGAAGTACCCGAACTTCGAGGACTTCGGCGACACCATGCTGCGGGGCAACAACGGTACCGGATACATCCGCCTCGACTGGTTCACGCCGAAAGGCCTGAGCACCTGGGGCGACGGACGGCTGTTCATCCTGGGAACCGATGGTTATATCGAGGTCCGCAAGAACAATGACATCACGAAGGCGCCGGGTGGAAGCCACCTATACCTGGTCGATCAGAAGGAGACGCGGTACATCGATACGTCGAACCAGGTCTTGCCGTATGGGCCGCAGGTGGTGGACGACGTGGTGAACCGCACGGAAACTGCCATGACGCAGGCACACTGCTTCCTGGCGATGGAACTCATGTTGAAGGCGCAGAAGAACGCGCAAAAGCTGACCTTTAAGGCCTGAGCCAGCGCTCGGTAGAGGGAGTACATAGATATGTCAGAGAAGCGGAAGAGTGGAGTGTCGCGTCGTGATTTCATGAAGACGACAGGCAAGGGCGTCGTCGCAGCGTCGGTGATTGCCGGATTTCCGACGATTGTTCCGTCCACCGTTTTCGGCAAGAACTCTCCAAGCAATCAAATCAATGTAGGCGCCATTGGCACAGGGCGTATCTCGCGCATTCATGACATGCCAGGAGTTCTCAAGTATGAAGGCGCAAGAATCACTGCAGTCTGCGACCTCGACAGCAAGCGCATGGAAGACGCCAAGGTGCTGGTCAACAGCTTCTATACAAAGCAGACGGGCAAGCCTTACGACGGCACCAAAGGCTACCTGAATTATCGCGAACTACTGGCGGACAAAGACGTGGACGCAGTGCTCATCTCGACGCCTGACCACTGGCATGCGCTAATCGGGATCGATGCAGTCGAAGCCGGCAAAGACGTTTACATGCAAAAGCCCGCATCGCTGACGATTGCAGAAGGACGCATGCTCAGCAACGCCGTGCACCGGACTGGGCGGATATTCCAGATCGGAAGCCAGCAGCGGTCCACGGAGCAATTCCGCAGGGCGGCGGAACTGGTCCGCAACGGACGCATCGGACAAGTGAAGTCGGTGCAGATCGGTTTGCCGGGAGATCCGTCGGGCGAAGTCGAGCCGGAGATGCCGGTGCCGAAAAACCTGAACTACGACATGTGGTTGGGATCGACGCCCGAGGTGTACTACACCGAGAAGAGAGTCCATCCGCAGGTTGGGTACGATCGGCCGGGATGGCTGCGCTGCGAACAGTTCGGCGCGGGCATGATCACCGGGTGGGGATCGCACCACGTTGATTCGGCTCACTGGGGCATGGACACCGAATACACGGGCCCCATCGAAATCTGGGGCACGGCGGAATTTCCGAAGAAGGGCCTTTGGGATGTTCACGGAGACTTCCAGACGGAAGCCATTTACGCCAATGGCGTGCACATGACAATCAGCGGCGCGTTTCCCAATGGAATCCGTTTTGAGGGAACCGACGGCTGGATCTTCGTCTCTCGCGGTGAGGAGAAGGCGACGCCCAGCGATCCGCCGTCATCGGTGCGCGGGCAGAAACTGGCGGCAAGCGATCCCAAGATTCTCACTTCGGTGATCGGACCGGATGAGATCCACCTCTACGTGAGCCGGGAGCATCATGCGAACTGGCTGGACTGCGTGAAGTCGCGCCAGCAGCCAATCGCGCCGGTGGAGATTGCACACCGGTCGTGCTCGGCGTGCCTGCTGCATCATATGGCGATGAAGTCGAAGCGCAAGCTGTACTGGGATCCGTTGCGCGAGCGCTTCAAGAACGACGACGAGGCGAATACTTGGCTGTCGAGGCCGCAGCGTCCGCAGTACGCAGTGAAGGGAGCGTAAGCCGATGAAGATGATTACGCGCAGGGACCTGGTCGTAGCGGCCATCGCCGTTTTCTCGACGCTGGGAATCGTTGCGGTTGCGCAACAGGAGAAGAAGCCGGTTCTGCACTCGTCGGTGTTCGACTGGAACACGATGGTGGAGAAGAAGACGCCGGTCGGTTCGATCCGCCAGATCAGCCGCAATCCAACTCCCACGCTTCAGGAGTTGGAGATGCACATTACTACGTTGAACCCGGGGCATGATTCTCACGCGCCACACCATCATCCGAATGAGGAGTTGGTGATCATACGCGAGGGCAACGTCGAAGTGCTCAACGGCGGGACGTGGAAGAAGCTGGGGCCGGGCTCGATCATCTTCAACGCGTCGAACGAAGAGCACGCGCTGAAGAACATTGGCACCACTCCGGCGGTGTATCACGTCATCAACTGGACGACCGCTGCGACACCGGCGAAATCAGACAAGCCGGTGGTTCCACCGAAGCAGTAGGCCGGTAAAAGAAAAGGGGAGCCTCGCGGGGCTCCCTTTTTATCTGTGATCGAACGCTCTAAACCTTTACCGTCCTGCTGGTTTTCGCGGCCTCGTAGATCGCCATCATCAGCTTCACGTCTTGCAGGCCCTCTTCACCGGGCGTGAGCGGAGTCTTGTTGTTCATCACGCAATCTGACATGTGGTCCATCTCGGCGGCGAAGTGGTCCACCTGTCGCAGCGTGACTTCTTCAAGGCGATTGCCACGGCTCACCCTCATCCGCAGGCCGGTGTACTGCATGGAAGGCTCGAGTTCGAACCAGCCATTGTCGGTAACGGCGCGGAGGCGGTTCTGCCCGGAGTAGCCATAACTTGAAGAGCAGTTTGCGATCAGTCCGCTGGGGAAGCGAAGCTGGAACATGACGGTTTCTTCCACTTCCTTGAAGCGCGGATCGCCGGGCGTGCTGTACATCATGGCGTTGATCTCGGTGGGTTCTTCGCCGGCGACCAACCGGGTTCCGTTGAGGCTGTATAACCCAATGTCCATCAGCGAACCGCCGCCTGCCATGTCCTTTTTGAGGCGCCACTGCGTGGGATCGCCGATCTTGAAACCGGTGTCGGCTTCGATGACCTTGAGCGTGCCGAGTTCCTTCGAACGGGCGAGACGCGCCATCTCCTGGTTGTAAGGTTCGTAATGCACGCGATAGGCGATCATCAGTTTGCGATTGACCTGTTTGGCAGCATCGACCATGGCCTGGCAATCGGCGACGGAGTTGGCCATCGGCTTTTCGCAGAGAACGTGCTTGCCGGCCTGCAAGCCGCGAATCGTGTACTCCTTATGCATGCTGTTGGGGAGTACCACATAGATGATGTCGACGTCGGGGTTGTCCTTGAGCTTGTCGTAGTTCTCGTAGTTGTAGATGTTCTTCGGATCGACACCGTAGCGTTTCGCGAGTTTCTGCGCCTTATCCGGATGTCCGCTGACGAACGCGACGAGACGGGATTTCTCGCACTGGTCGAAGGCCGGCAGAAGCTGAAAGATGGAGAGGCGGCCGAGTCCGACGATGGCGTAACCCAATTTCTTACCCGGAGGCTCGGGGACCTTGATGTCCTGTGCGAACGAAGAATTCCAGAGGGAGCCGGCGACACCGGTGGCAGCCAGCCCCTTGCCCATGTTGCCGAGGAACTTACGACGAGTCAGGTACTTTTCAATGAAGTCGGACATGCAGACACTCCTGCGCGTGATGGGCAGCAATTATACGGCTAGTTATTCGATTTAGGGCTTCACAATCATTTTGCCCACGCCTTCCGAGTAGTCATTGGCGATGGAGAAGGCGTCGGAGATGCGATCGATGGGGCGCGTGTGCGTCACGAGGGGAGCGAACCATTCGGCCTTCGCCTGGAGAAGTTCCAGAGCGGCGTGAGATTCGTGATTCGAGCGGCGAACGTTGAAGATGGTGATCTCCTTCCGCCGCATGGTGGAGCCTTCGATAGGAACGTACTTGCTGGAGTGAATGCCGGTGAGCACGACGCGTCCGGCGTTGCGGACGACGTGTAGCGCCTGGTTGGTGGTGTCTTCGCGGGCGGCGCAGTCGATGGCGCAATCGACGCCACGGCCTCCGGTTTCGCGGAGAATCTCGCGGGCAGCGTCGCTGGGTTCCAGTGCGACGTCGGCCCCGAAGTGGCGTGCAAGTTCGCGGCGTGCGCCAACGGGTTCGACGGCGAAGATACGCTTGGCGCCGGCGAGTTTTGCAGAGGCAACCGTCATCAAACCGATAGGGCCGCAGCCGATGACTGTAACCGTCTCGCCGAGTGCGATGGACGCGAACTGCATGGAGTGAAGAACCACGGCGAGGGGTTCCACTAGCGTCGCATGGTCGAGCGAGAGTTCTTTGGGAATGGGAAGGAAATTGCCTGCGGGCAGATTGACATATTCACGAAAGAAGCCGGGGATTCCGGGGCTGCTGAGAAAGCGGATGTTCTTGCATACGTTGTGCTGTCCGCGCATGCAGAACTCGCAGTGATAACAGTAGAGTGCGGGTTCGAGAGCGCCTCGATCTCCGGCAGAAAGGCCGGTGACGCCAGCGCCGGTTTTCGCGATGGTGCCGGCAGGCTCGTGTCCTAGGACCATCGGGTAAACGTTCGGAAGATCGCCCATGGCGCCGTCCGAGTAAGCGTGCAGGTCGGATCCGCAGATGCCGACGGAATCTACCTTGACCTGGATTTCGCCCGGACCGGGATCGGAAATTGTCATTTCAGCGAGACGGAATTGATGAGGGGCGATGAGTTCTGCTGCG is drawn from Terriglobales bacterium and contains these coding sequences:
- a CDS encoding anion transporter, whose translation is MHLPAELTDVRLIAGIVIFIASYVVFAFGKFPGMKIDRPGMAIIGAVLMVAFRVVRADDALKAVNFATIVLLFAMMVIVANLHLVGFFDRIAASVVARLGRAHLLPAVILSTGVLSAFFVNDIICLVMVPIVLKVTRRMGVPPLPYLLAVATASNIGSVATITGNPQNILIGSYSGISYIKFLAHLGPIAAVGLIINWAVLHWMFPLQPPAAVTADPINGVIKPPRELRLAKPAIIVAGVIAGFLFGLPPALVAAVGAAMVLITRTMEPRLIYDEVDWGLLAFFVGLFIIVAGAERVGIVAGMLDLADTWNLHNTLVFTIVTAIMSNIVSNVPAVMLLKSVVPGFPDPHSGWLLLAMASTLAGNLTVTGSIANIIVVERAREEVTITFKDYLRAGVPITVLTMSFGTLWLYLIP
- a CDS encoding alcohol dehydrogenase catalytic domain-containing protein; the protein is MRAAELIAPHQFRLAEMTISDPGPGEIQVKVDSVGICGSDLHAYSDGAMGDLPNVYPMVLGHEPAGTIAKTGAGVTGLSAGDRGALEPALYCYHCEFCMRGQHNVCKNIRFLSSPGIPGFFREYVNLPAGNFLPIPKELSLDHATLVEPLAVVLHSMQFASIALGETVTVIGCGPIGLMTVASAKLAGAKRIFAVEPVGARRELARHFGADVALEPSDAAREILRETGGRGVDCAIDCAAREDTTNQALHVVRNAGRVVLTGIHSSKYVPIEGSTMRRKEITIFNVRRSNHESHAALELLQAKAEWFAPLVTHTRPIDRISDAFSIANDYSEGVGKMIVKP
- a CDS encoding cupin domain-containing protein, translated to MKMITRRDLVVAAIAVFSTLGIVAVAQQEKKPVLHSSVFDWNTMVEKKTPVGSIRQISRNPTPTLQELEMHITTLNPGHDSHAPHHHPNEELVIIREGNVEVLNGGTWKKLGPGSIIFNASNEEHALKNIGTTPAVYHVINWTTAATPAKSDKPVVPPKQ
- a CDS encoding Gfo/Idh/MocA family oxidoreductase yields the protein MSEKRKSGVSRRDFMKTTGKGVVAASVIAGFPTIVPSTVFGKNSPSNQINVGAIGTGRISRIHDMPGVLKYEGARITAVCDLDSKRMEDAKVLVNSFYTKQTGKPYDGTKGYLNYRELLADKDVDAVLISTPDHWHALIGIDAVEAGKDVYMQKPASLTIAEGRMLSNAVHRTGRIFQIGSQQRSTEQFRRAAELVRNGRIGQVKSVQIGLPGDPSGEVEPEMPVPKNLNYDMWLGSTPEVYYTEKRVHPQVGYDRPGWLRCEQFGAGMITGWGSHHVDSAHWGMDTEYTGPIEIWGTAEFPKKGLWDVHGDFQTEAIYANGVHMTISGAFPNGIRFEGTDGWIFVSRGEEKATPSDPPSSVRGQKLAASDPKILTSVIGPDEIHLYVSREHHANWLDCVKSRQQPIAPVEIAHRSCSACLLHHMAMKSKRKLYWDPLRERFKNDDEANTWLSRPQRPQYAVKGA
- a CDS encoding Gfo/Idh/MocA family oxidoreductase, which codes for MKKSGLDRRDFIKGVATSAAVMSALPHEALAMGNGNVVYEQGPPAEEPKNVPTRIKFAVAGINHPHIYGMIAAVKRGGGEFASFYVKEPDLAAEFAKRFPDVKQARSEDEILQDKSIQLVLSSGIPIDRAPLGIRVMKAGKDYMADKPGIITLEQLAEVRKVQAQTKRIYSIAYSERFDNKATVRAGELVKAGAIGKVVQTIGMGPHSIGLNPRPAWFFEKSQYGGILCDIGSHQADQFLFFTGSTQADVVASQVGNLHYSEKYPNFEDFGDTMLRGNNGTGYIRLDWFTPKGLSTWGDGRLFILGTDGYIEVRKNNDITKAPGGSHLYLVDQKETRYIDTSNQVLPYGPQVVDDVVNRTETAMTQAHCFLAMELMLKAQKNAQKLTFKA
- a CDS encoding transposase, which translates into the protein MPSGLRRYHYSGQSHFLTFSCYRREQRFDTAATYDLFLTCLENMRVNFGVCVYGYVVMPEHVHLLVSEPERQTLGDAMHYLKLSFTKRLREGRFWQDRGYDRNVRNAEEFAVKLGYIHNNPVKRGLVKAADDWKWSSFRHYAFRQVGVVEIESEWAARDRESSGAQRI
- a CDS encoding zinc-dependent alcohol dehydrogenase family protein, whose product is MLELPAKMRAAILHHQRPIDDSPLRLGDLPIPEPQASQIRVKVSCCGLCHTDLHTVEGDLPAHRLPIVPGHQVVGTVEKLGPGASRFHIGSRVGIPWLHRTDGTCDFCRRDLENLCPNAQFTGYDADGGYAEYTVVDEDFAYPIPPQFTDLNAAPLLCAGIIGYRSFRLSGAKAGDRLGLYGFGASAHIVIQFARHLGCEVLVFTRSEHHRHLARELGAAWTGRAEDTPPKPLDAAIIFAPAGSLVPEALRVTRKAGTVALAGITMSQIPAMNYDLLYHERVLRSVANSTRQDAREFLELAAKVPVKTEVETYELADINRALQDLKHSRIRGAGVVRVAE
- a CDS encoding Gfo/Idh/MocA family oxidoreductase — protein: MSDFIEKYLTRRKFLGNMGKGLAATGVAGSLWNSSFAQDIKVPEPPGKKLGYAIVGLGRLSIFQLLPAFDQCEKSRLVAFVSGHPDKAQKLAKRYGVDPKNIYNYENYDKLKDNPDVDIIYVVLPNSMHKEYTIRGLQAGKHVLCEKPMANSVADCQAMVDAAKQVNRKLMIAYRVHYEPYNQEMARLARSKELGTLKVIEADTGFKIGDPTQWRLKKDMAGGGSLMDIGLYSLNGTRLVAGEEPTEINAMMYSTPGDPRFKEVEETVMFQLRFPSGLIANCSSSYGYSGQNRLRAVTDNGWFELEPSMQYTGLRMRVSRGNRLEEVTLRQVDHFAAEMDHMSDCVMNNKTPLTPGEEGLQDVKLMMAIYEAAKTSRTVKV